A genomic region of Paroedura picta isolate Pp20150507F chromosome 4, Ppicta_v3.0, whole genome shotgun sequence contains the following coding sequences:
- the LOC143835644 gene encoding transmembrane protein 205-like has product MSADASPSTVVKTLHLVFLSTSWGMQIWVTFISSFVMGSNLPPHTLGFIQSRLFPYYYHIGSACAFINLTIFAMCHPSELLSEEESMQITVFFVCVSVAALNAQWFGQVTSDIMAEMHLIEQSYGLGDVGLSLNKSVVQLRELDSAYKELSHKLKIYHGFSSLCNLCCMACNGLSLYYMAAHLSTL; this is encoded by the exons ATGTCTGCAGATGCCAGTCCCTCAACTGTAGTGAAAACACTTCATTTGGTTTTCCTGTCAACTTCCTGGGGAATGCAGATCTGGGTCACTTTTATATCTA GCTTCGTGATGGGCAGCAATCTCCCACCACACACATTGGGCTTCATTCAGAGTCGCCTCTTCCCATATTACTACCACATTGGTTCTGCTTGTGCTTTCATCAACCTGACCATCTTTGCTATGTGTCACCCCAGCGAGCTGCTCAGTGAGGAAGAATCCATGCAG ATCACTGTCTTCTTCGTTTGTGTCTCAGTTGCTGCCCTAAATGCACAATGGTTCGGGCAAGTGACTTCAGATATTATGGCTGAAATGCATCTGATAGAGCAAAGCTATGGTCTAGGAGATGTTGGTTTGTCCTTAAACAAATCAGTCGTACAACTGCGAGAACTGGATTCTGCCTACAAGGAGTTGAGTCATAAACTGAAAATCTACCACGGCTTCTCTTCACTCTGTAATCTGTGCTGCATGGCTTGTAATGGCTTGAGTCTCTACTATATGGCTGCTCATCTTTCAACACTATAA
- the TTC4 gene encoding tetratricopeptide repeat protein 4, which translates to MPCLFWANGGPRSLRRPRPVRREAWLAFGSCLRRPRLRKGGAAAAGRGGAGAMAESGGEREADMEAFLDKFRGPERYAGAFSPESWEEEFEKIPMFMKAAPSEIDPKQNPDLACLQSIIFDEEKTLEEQAKTYKNEGNDYFKEKDYKKAVISYTEGLNKKCSDYELNAVLHTNRATAQFYLGNFRSALSDAIAARKFKPNHLKAIIRGALCHLELKHFSDAMTWCEEGLRIDPNEKKLLETMAKADRLKRTEDRDLRKARFQEKKEQAQKDAVFKAIKDRNIKLLPAPSENENVISASLAEMSLDGFSSQSATGSKVCLDENGSLSWPVLFLYPEHGQSDLISAFHEESRFIDHLMVMFEELPPWDSERKYYPRDLELYYEDEKREEIYQICTQSTLLQALQLQRYFVKAGTPTFLVLVKCAPFSKHYFLGKKVHWLK; encoded by the exons ATGCCCTGCTTGTTTTGGGCTAATGGCGGCCCGAGGAGCCTCCGCAGACCGCGGCCCGTGCGGAGGGAGGCTTGGCTTGCCTTCGGCAGCTGTCTGCGTCGGCCCCGCCTCCGGAAGGGCGGAGCGGCAGCGGCTGGCCGGGGAGGCGCAGGCGCGATGGCGGAGAGCGGGGGAGAGCGCGAGGCAGACATGGAGGCCTTCCTGGACAAGTTCCGGGGCCCCGAGCGCTACGCGGGGGCCTTCAGCCCGGAGAGCTGGGAGGAG GAATTTGAGAAGATTCCCATGTTCATGAAGGCGGCCCCATCTGAAATAGATCCTAAGCAGAATCCTGACCTGGCATGCCTCCAGTCTATCATTTTTGATGAAGAGAAAACTCTTGAAG AGCAAGCAAAGACCTATAAGAATGAGGGCAATGATTACTTCAAGGAAAAGGATTATAAAAAGGCTGTGATATCATATACAGAAGGACTAAACAAAAAATGTAGTGACTATGAATTGAATGCAGTGCTTCATACTAACAGAGCCACAGCCCAGTTTTATTTGG GGAACTTTCGCTCGGCTCTCAGTGATGCTATTGCAGCAAGAAAGTTCAAACCCAACCACCTCAAAGCAATAATAAGAG GAGCTCTATGCCATTTGGAACTCAAGCATTTTTCTGATGCCATGACATGGTGTGAGGAAGGACTGAGAATAGATCCAAATGAAAAGAAACTTCTAGAAACAATGGCTAAAGCTGACCGGCTAAAG CGTACAGAAGATAGAGATCTGAGAAAAGCCAGATTtcaggagaagaaggaacaggctcAAAAAGATGCTGTATTCAAAGCTATCAAG GATCGCAATATCAAACTGTTGCCTGCACCTTCTGAGAATGAAAATGTAATATCAGCAAGTCTGGCAGAGATGTCTCTAGATGGATTTAGCTCCCAGAGTGCAACTGGTTCCAAGGTCTGTCTAGACGAAAATGGCAGCCTTTCCTGGCCAGTGTTGTTCTTGTATCCTGAGCATGGGCAAAGTGATTTAATCTCTGCTTTTCATGAGGAATCCAG ATTTATTGACCATTTAATGGTCATGTTTGAAGAGCTACCTCCGTGGGATTCAGAAAGAAAATATTATCCTAGAGATTTAGAG CTTTATTATGAAGATGAAAAAAGAGAAGAGATATACCAGATATGCACCCAGTCTACATTGTTGCAAGCATTGCAACTCCAAAG ataCTTCGTGAAAGCTGGGACTCCTACTTTTTTGGTTTTAGTAAAATGTGCGCCTTTTTCTAAACACTACTTTCTGGGGAAGAAAGTTCACTGGCTTAAGTGA
- the MROH7 gene encoding maestro heat-like repeat-containing protein family member 7 isoform X2, with protein sequence MEEDQKHLATANEESAGVQMAQQSTLMSRNIVFEPHLSQMTSEESVDAYGMMLYDGQVKHERQLRAAPGTAALNEMCQSGSPTSGSDLSGSDQEDYQHGSPKLELAKQITAEIKGLPLNSIDFQGTILRCQGMQLVKDLSKAKTFHQTEKELLIAIIASIFSLFPIDTLQCQNGEKSNAEALYNQNVEALEAMLRSLLLQRPCSTELLVLLECVAPWMTSGLGYERARAVKIYVFLLKFAATYPAFHVPHTFPKLGILIGQLSQCFNDPEIEIGYQAMEGMCFLYSLMQHQKGIEKDTDLLEAKQHQMLQEKLDFYDPIKPCQNITKILKEFGPFLTSIQMTELLLTAIGYLRETRIITYIASYATTSVILEHYKHKLYNQVPEIVHKIHQQLGSIHQFQGRQIMLTVISSLAHSYMAEVCGALLRCPFPMDRCASDMWRALTKTGSNFDLMVLVNILLKKLQINPNLTGNYITPLAAAAAFCKLLSLPKCSDVAFNIYPRLLMTLLVQMHYNIRHKVIRSPVFLDETESVRYIVKALKTLFLAVGCYCEFLFTEKDGLWKQLTSYEDHHRGVGMLARVLMQCTCCDRLRILYLLVPFLERGDEEHQITAMAFFIELLYMPEAKRLPDKYSLNRLNRGLVNTNPVIRALCIKGLVKMEDWPGKEIKILLPAMIKGLSGMDGRLYVETVTEIDKILAGSEGADYISSIIQSLQELFSHERESVRASAILLFGKMVKIAKKGNEMTIKYQILENLVPLLLHHQEDNPEIIENCKYSLEECFRFLGYKMPKQVAIGKAWHENEAVLDETCRCLVQKHEGNLQRFLYQGLFHTESSILSIRKASVMFLGFLVLHMDYRAGEIELNVIINSLECLMHDSEESVCIAAAQAHERVSAVLSKQEHGPHDSNMTAASEKPMRNARHHSATATGSGSANLFAVIGLWKSANKN encoded by the exons GGAAGTGATCAGGAAGACTACCAACATGGGAGCCCGAAACTGGAACTCGCCAAGCAGATAACT GCAGAAATTAAAGGCTTGCCACTGAACTCCATAGACTTCCAGGGCACAATTTTGCGCTGTCAAGGGATGCAGCTCGTCAAGGACCTAAG CAAAGCCAAGACATTTCACCAGACAGAAAAGGAGTTGCTCATCGCAATCATTGCCAGTATATTTTCCTTGTTTCCGATTGACACCTTGCAATGTCAGAATGGGGAAAAGAGCAACGCTGAG GCATTGTACAACCAGAATGTGGAGGCTCTAGAAGCCATGCTGAGATCCCTGTTATTACAGAGACCCTGCTCAACAGAGCTGCTGGTGCTCTTAGAA TGTGTGGCACCTTGGATGACATCAGGTCTAGGGTATGAAAGGGCAAGAGCTGTGAAGATCTATGTTTTCCTGCTAAAATTTGCAGCAACTTATCCCGCTTTTCAT GTGCCGCATACATTTCCTAAACTGGGGATTCTGATAGGTCAGCTGAGCCAGTGTTTCAATGACCCAGAAATAGAGATTGGCTACCAGGCTATGGAAGGCATGTGTTTCCTGTATTCCCTTATGCAGCATCAAAAGG GAATTGAAAAGGATACTGACCTACTGGAAGCCAAACAGCATCAAATGCTCCAAGAGAAATTGGATTTCTATGACCCCATCAAGCCTTGCCAAAATATCACTAAAATCCTGAAG GAATTTGGGCCATTTCTCACATCAATACAGATGACGGAGCTTTTGTTGACCGCTATAGGCTACCTAAGGGAAACCAGAATTATTACCTATATAGCATCATATGCCACTACCAGTGTGATCCTTGAGCACTACAAGCACAAATTATATAATCAG GTACCTGAAATTGTGCATAAGATCCATCAGCAGCTTGGCTCCATCCACCAGTTCCAAGGCAGGCAAATAATGCTGACAGTCATATCTTCATTGGCTCATTCCTACATGGCAGAAGTATGTGGTGCCCTTCTACGATGTCCTTTCCCAATGGACAG GTGTGCTTCTGATATGTGGCGTGCCTTGACCAAAACAGGCTCAAATTTTGATCTAATGGTCCTTGTGAACATCTTGTTGAAAAAGCTGCAAATTAATCCAAACTTGACTGGAAACTATATCACTCCTCTGGCG GCAGCCGCTGCCTTCTGCAAATTGTTATCGCTGCCTAAATGCTCAGATGTGGCTTTTAATATCTATCCTCGACTTCTGATGACTCTGCTTGTTCAGATGCACTATAACATCAGGCACAAAGTAATAAGGAGCCCAGTATTTCTGGATGAAACTGAGTCTGTGCG CTACATTGTGAAAGCACTGAAAACACTGTTCCTAGCTGTTGGATGTTATTGTGAGTTCCTTTTTACTGAGAAGGATGGGCTCTGGAAACAGCTCACCAGCTATGAAGATCACCATCGGGGGGTGGGCATGCTTGCAAG AGTCTTGATGCAGTGCACCTGCTGTGACCGTCTTAGGATCTTGTACCTTCTAGTTCCCTTCCTGGAGCGAGGTGATGAAGAGCACCAGATTACAGCAATGGCATTCTTTATTGAA CTTCTTTACATGCCAGAAGCAAAGAGACTTCCAGACAAATATTCATTAAATCGTCTGAATCGAGGATTGGTTAACACAAACCCTGTTATCCGAGCATTGTGTATCAAGGGACTAGTTAAGATggaagactggccagggaag GAGATAAAGATCTTATTGCCAGCCATGATAAAAGGCCTGTCTGGAATGGATGGGAGGCTATATGTGGAGACTGTTACTGAAATCGATAAGATCCTTGCGGGCTCAGAAGGAGCAGACTACATATCCAGTATCATTCAGTCACTTCAGGAGCTATTCAGTCAT GAGAGAGAAAGTGTGCGTGCTTCTGCTATACTTCTTTTTGGCAAAATGGTGAAAATAGCTAAGAAAGGCAATGAGATGACAATAAAGTATCAAATACTTGAAAATCTGGTTCCATTACTTCTGCATCACCAGGAAGATAATCCTGAAATCATCGAG AACTGTAAATACAGCTTAGAAGAATGCTTTCGATTCCTTGGATACAAAATGCCGAAACAAGTTGCCATTGGTAAAGCATGGCATGAAAATGAAGCGGTTCTGGATGAAACCTGCCGATGCCTT GTTCAGAAACATGAGGGAAATCTCCAGAGGTTTCTGTATCAGGGTCTTTTCCACACAGAAAGTAGCATTCTTTCCATAAGAAAGGCTTCTGTCATGTTTCTAG GTTTCCTGGTACTACACATGGACTACAGAGCAGGGGAGATAGAATTGAATGTGATAATTAATT CTCTTGAATGTCTGATGCACGACTCCGAGGAATCTGTGTGCATAGCTGCTGCGCAGGCCCATGAACGTGTTTCTGCAGTTCTCTCCAAACAGGAGCATGGGCCACATGACAGCAACATGACAGCAGCCAGTGAAAAGCCAATGAGGAATGCCAGGCACCACAGTGCCACTGCTACAGGGAGCGGCTCAGCCAATCTTTTTGCTGTCATTGGTCTCTGGAAATCAGCCAATAAGAATTAA
- the MROH7 gene encoding maestro heat-like repeat-containing protein family member 7 isoform X5: protein MQLVKDLSKAKTFHQTEKELLIAIIASIFSLFPIDTLQCQNGEKSNAEALYNQNVEALEAMLRSLLLQRPCSTELLVLLECVAPWMTSGLGYERARAVKIYVFLLKFAATYPAFHVPHTFPKLGILIGQLSQCFNDPEIEIGYQAMEGMCFLYSLMQHQKGIEKDTDLLEAKQHQMLQEKLDFYDPIKPCQNITKILKEFGPFLTSIQMTELLLTAIGYLRETRIITYIASYATTSVILEHYKHKLYNQVPEIVHKIHQQLGSIHQFQGRQIMLTVISSLAHSYMAEVCGALLRCPFPMDRCASDMWRALTKTGSNFDLMVLVNILLKKLQINPNLTGNYITPLAAAAAFCKLLSLPKCSDVAFNIYPRLLMTLLVQMHYNIRHKVIRSPVFLDETESVRYIVKALKTLFLAVGCYCEFLFTEKDGLWKQLTSYEDHHRGVGMLARVLMQCTCCDRLRILYLLVPFLERGDEEHQITAMAFFIELLYMPEAKRLPDKYSLNRLNRGLVNTNPVIRALCIKGLVKMEDWPGKEIKILLPAMIKGLSGMDGRLYVETVTEIDKILAGSEGADYISSIIQSLQELFSHERESVRASAILLFGKMVKIAKKGNEMTIKYQILENLVPLLLHHQEDNPEIIENCKYSLEECFRFLGYKMPKQVAIGKAWHENEAVLDETCRCLVQKHEGNLQRFLYQGLFHTESSILSIRKASVMFLGFLVLHMDYRAGEIELNVIINSLECLMHDSEESVCIAAAQAHERVSAVLSKQEHGPHDSNMTAASEKPMRNARHHSATATGSGSANLFAVIGLWKSANKN from the exons ATGCAGCTCGTCAAGGACCTAAG CAAAGCCAAGACATTTCACCAGACAGAAAAGGAGTTGCTCATCGCAATCATTGCCAGTATATTTTCCTTGTTTCCGATTGACACCTTGCAATGTCAGAATGGGGAAAAGAGCAACGCTGAG GCATTGTACAACCAGAATGTGGAGGCTCTAGAAGCCATGCTGAGATCCCTGTTATTACAGAGACCCTGCTCAACAGAGCTGCTGGTGCTCTTAGAA TGTGTGGCACCTTGGATGACATCAGGTCTAGGGTATGAAAGGGCAAGAGCTGTGAAGATCTATGTTTTCCTGCTAAAATTTGCAGCAACTTATCCCGCTTTTCAT GTGCCGCATACATTTCCTAAACTGGGGATTCTGATAGGTCAGCTGAGCCAGTGTTTCAATGACCCAGAAATAGAGATTGGCTACCAGGCTATGGAAGGCATGTGTTTCCTGTATTCCCTTATGCAGCATCAAAAGG GAATTGAAAAGGATACTGACCTACTGGAAGCCAAACAGCATCAAATGCTCCAAGAGAAATTGGATTTCTATGACCCCATCAAGCCTTGCCAAAATATCACTAAAATCCTGAAG GAATTTGGGCCATTTCTCACATCAATACAGATGACGGAGCTTTTGTTGACCGCTATAGGCTACCTAAGGGAAACCAGAATTATTACCTATATAGCATCATATGCCACTACCAGTGTGATCCTTGAGCACTACAAGCACAAATTATATAATCAG GTACCTGAAATTGTGCATAAGATCCATCAGCAGCTTGGCTCCATCCACCAGTTCCAAGGCAGGCAAATAATGCTGACAGTCATATCTTCATTGGCTCATTCCTACATGGCAGAAGTATGTGGTGCCCTTCTACGATGTCCTTTCCCAATGGACAG GTGTGCTTCTGATATGTGGCGTGCCTTGACCAAAACAGGCTCAAATTTTGATCTAATGGTCCTTGTGAACATCTTGTTGAAAAAGCTGCAAATTAATCCAAACTTGACTGGAAACTATATCACTCCTCTGGCG GCAGCCGCTGCCTTCTGCAAATTGTTATCGCTGCCTAAATGCTCAGATGTGGCTTTTAATATCTATCCTCGACTTCTGATGACTCTGCTTGTTCAGATGCACTATAACATCAGGCACAAAGTAATAAGGAGCCCAGTATTTCTGGATGAAACTGAGTCTGTGCG CTACATTGTGAAAGCACTGAAAACACTGTTCCTAGCTGTTGGATGTTATTGTGAGTTCCTTTTTACTGAGAAGGATGGGCTCTGGAAACAGCTCACCAGCTATGAAGATCACCATCGGGGGGTGGGCATGCTTGCAAG AGTCTTGATGCAGTGCACCTGCTGTGACCGTCTTAGGATCTTGTACCTTCTAGTTCCCTTCCTGGAGCGAGGTGATGAAGAGCACCAGATTACAGCAATGGCATTCTTTATTGAA CTTCTTTACATGCCAGAAGCAAAGAGACTTCCAGACAAATATTCATTAAATCGTCTGAATCGAGGATTGGTTAACACAAACCCTGTTATCCGAGCATTGTGTATCAAGGGACTAGTTAAGATggaagactggccagggaag GAGATAAAGATCTTATTGCCAGCCATGATAAAAGGCCTGTCTGGAATGGATGGGAGGCTATATGTGGAGACTGTTACTGAAATCGATAAGATCCTTGCGGGCTCAGAAGGAGCAGACTACATATCCAGTATCATTCAGTCACTTCAGGAGCTATTCAGTCAT GAGAGAGAAAGTGTGCGTGCTTCTGCTATACTTCTTTTTGGCAAAATGGTGAAAATAGCTAAGAAAGGCAATGAGATGACAATAAAGTATCAAATACTTGAAAATCTGGTTCCATTACTTCTGCATCACCAGGAAGATAATCCTGAAATCATCGAG AACTGTAAATACAGCTTAGAAGAATGCTTTCGATTCCTTGGATACAAAATGCCGAAACAAGTTGCCATTGGTAAAGCATGGCATGAAAATGAAGCGGTTCTGGATGAAACCTGCCGATGCCTT GTTCAGAAACATGAGGGAAATCTCCAGAGGTTTCTGTATCAGGGTCTTTTCCACACAGAAAGTAGCATTCTTTCCATAAGAAAGGCTTCTGTCATGTTTCTAG GTTTCCTGGTACTACACATGGACTACAGAGCAGGGGAGATAGAATTGAATGTGATAATTAATT CTCTTGAATGTCTGATGCACGACTCCGAGGAATCTGTGTGCATAGCTGCTGCGCAGGCCCATGAACGTGTTTCTGCAGTTCTCTCCAAACAGGAGCATGGGCCACATGACAGCAACATGACAGCAGCCAGTGAAAAGCCAATGAGGAATGCCAGGCACCACAGTGCCACTGCTACAGGGAGCGGCTCAGCCAATCTTTTTGCTGTCATTGGTCTCTGGAAATCAGCCAATAAGAATTAA